The Fortiea contorta PCC 7126 genome has a segment encoding these proteins:
- a CDS encoding FAD-binding oxidoreductase codes for MKAIASCLASIVSEENGVCLWESIEPSHQQRIQQAIAPGNTPSCIVYPSTPEQLAAVIAAAHHHNWRVLPCGNSSKINWGGVTIGAEVVVSTERINRLIAHAVGDLTVTVEAGMKFSQLQAILAEHRQFLALDPAMPASATIGGIVATGDTGSFRQRYGSVRDQLLGITFVRADGQIAKAGGRVVKNVAGYDLMKLFTGSHGTLGVISQVTFRVYPQQATSGTVVLTGEADAISQAAATLRNSALTPTQADLLSTKLVSTLELGKGLGLITRFQNISESVKEQSNRLLQVGEKLGLNGAFYGDAEEANLWQRLPEQIHSANTESVITCKIGILPTASVELLQQVEIGLIHMSSGLGWLQFSHLDQALQVRSICEKSGGFLSILTAPIAVKQKIDIWGYPGNALQLMRDIKKQFDSNNIFSPGRFVGGI; via the coding sequence ATGAAAGCGATCGCTTCTTGTCTTGCATCTATAGTGAGTGAAGAAAATGGCGTGTGTCTGTGGGAAAGCATTGAACCCAGTCACCAACAACGTATCCAACAAGCCATAGCTCCTGGAAACACTCCCAGTTGTATCGTCTATCCCTCGACCCCAGAACAACTAGCTGCAGTTATCGCCGCCGCACACCATCACAACTGGCGCGTCCTTCCTTGCGGCAACAGTAGTAAAATTAATTGGGGAGGTGTAACCATCGGCGCGGAAGTGGTGGTGAGCACCGAACGCATCAACCGATTGATTGCACACGCTGTTGGTGACTTGACTGTTACAGTAGAAGCTGGGATGAAATTCTCTCAACTCCAGGCTATTTTGGCAGAACATCGACAATTTCTGGCTCTCGACCCCGCCATGCCAGCATCAGCCACCATTGGTGGTATCGTAGCTACAGGTGACACAGGTTCCTTCAGACAACGCTATGGCAGTGTACGTGACCAACTCCTAGGAATCACCTTTGTACGTGCTGATGGACAAATCGCCAAAGCCGGAGGAAGAGTTGTCAAAAATGTGGCTGGATATGACTTGATGAAGTTGTTTACAGGTTCTCATGGCACATTAGGTGTAATCAGTCAAGTAACTTTTCGAGTTTATCCACAGCAAGCAACTTCAGGAACAGTAGTACTCACCGGTGAAGCGGACGCCATATCTCAAGCTGCAGCTACTCTCCGGAATTCAGCATTAACACCAACCCAAGCCGATTTACTATCAACTAAATTAGTCTCTACCTTAGAATTGGGTAAAGGACTAGGATTAATTACCCGGTTTCAAAATATTAGCGAAAGCGTCAAAGAACAAAGCAACCGACTTTTACAAGTAGGAGAAAAATTGGGTTTAAATGGGGCGTTTTATGGAGATGCGGAGGAAGCTAATTTATGGCAAAGATTACCAGAACAAATCCACTCTGCTAACACAGAATCTGTAATTACATGCAAAATAGGAATATTACCCACTGCATCCGTCGAGCTTTTGCAGCAGGTAGAAATAGGGTTAATTCACATGAGCAGTGGTTTAGGTTGGTTACAATTTTCTCATCTTGATCAAGCTTTACAAGTCCGTAGTATCTGCGAAAAATCTGGTGGTTTTTTATCTATTTTGACAGCACCTATCGCAGTTAAACAAAAAATCGATATTTGGGGATACCCTGGTAACGCTCTCCAGTTGATGCGCGATATTAAGAAACAGTTTGACAGCAATAATATATTTAGTCCTGGTCGTTTTGTGGGCGGGATTTGA
- a CDS encoding hybrid sensor histidine kinase/response regulator → MREKILIVEDERIIAFDIKNCLEKSGYTVLAIAAYGEQAIAHATEFHPDLVLMDVMLKGNMSGIEAATEITSRLNIPIVYLTAYSDVSNMQKAKHTQPFGYILKPFAETQLITTIEIALSKHQAEMVMREALQKEKENRQIKSNFVSMVSHEFRNPLNNISTCTELLINYSHQLNEAKKTEYIYHIQNSVQHLDALLNDVLSMGKSEIVASQFNPAPIDLYNFCNNLITEIKLTASEHHNIIFTMQDEHGLQVLTKNKQISYLDEKLLRHILTNLLLNAVKYSPHGGTVCLETFCVQGEVIFRIQDEGIGIPEADQENLFNSFQRGSNVDNIPGNGLGLAIVKNYVDLHGGEIYFVSKVGFGTTFIVNLPSQLK, encoded by the coding sequence ATGAGGGAAAAAATCTTGATTGTTGAAGACGAAAGAATTATCGCTTTTGATATCAAGAATTGTCTAGAAAAATCAGGATATACTGTACTTGCTATTGCTGCTTATGGGGAACAAGCAATCGCTCATGCTACAGAATTTCATCCCGATTTAGTATTGATGGATGTCATGTTAAAAGGTAATATGAGCGGCATAGAAGCTGCTACAGAAATTACTTCTCGCTTGAATATACCGATTGTTTATCTAACTGCATATTCCGATGTAAGTAATATGCAAAAAGCAAAACATACACAACCATTTGGATATATACTTAAACCCTTTGCAGAAACTCAATTAATTACTACTATTGAAATTGCTCTCAGCAAACATCAAGCAGAAATGGTAATGCGCGAAGCATTACAAAAAGAAAAAGAAAATAGACAAATCAAATCTAATTTCGTTTCCATGGTTAGTCATGAGTTTCGTAACCCTTTGAATAACATTTCTACTTGCACTGAATTGCTAATAAATTATAGCCATCAATTAAATGAAGCTAAAAAAACTGAATATATTTATCATATTCAAAACTCTGTCCAACACCTAGACGCTTTATTAAATGATGTACTATCAATGGGTAAATCAGAAATAGTCGCTTCTCAGTTTAATCCAGCGCCCATAGACTTATACAATTTTTGCAACAATCTCATAACTGAGATTAAATTAACTGCTAGTGAACACCATAATATCATCTTCACTATGCAAGACGAACACGGTTTGCAAGTGTTAACCAAAAATAAACAAATATCTTATTTAGATGAAAAATTGTTGCGTCATATTCTGACGAATTTGTTGTTAAACGCTGTGAAATATTCACCACACGGTGGTACAGTATGTTTGGAAACTTTTTGTGTGCAAGGAGAAGTGATTTTCCGAATTCAAGATGAAGGCATTGGTATTCCTGAAGCTGACCAAGAAAACCTATTCAATTCTTTCCAAAGAGGGAGCAATGTAGATAACATCCCAGGAAATGGTTTAGGATTGGCGATTGTCAAAAATTATGTAGATTTGCATGGTGGGGAAATTTATTTTGTGAGTAAAGTTGGATTTGGTACAACATTTATTGTTAATTTACCGTCACAATTAAAATAA
- a CDS encoding serine/threonine-protein kinase: MLSSKLLGERYEVVQVLSQGAFCQTYMVEDTHLTHTPTCVVKHFLPSNRYSIPAEIRRRLFKREVAALKKLQNYDLVPHLLADFEDNLEFYLVQEFIEGHTLSVELTPGNCWNESKVFQLLQEILSILDFVHSYGLIHRDVKPSNIIRRQRDNRLVLIDFGAVKPIWDQVVVDPTKTTVFVPIEQHTTIAIGTPGYMPSEQQRGKPRPNSDIYALGMIAIQALTGVHPTQLPEDGNTGEIIWEDLATVSSELAAIVNQMVHYHFQDRYKSAKAALEALQGISHLCTQQRSPDLVPSSVNITPKPLQSLPTHNIDNDNLGDTTIPEVSSPQISASAQLKHEDLRENTTISTSVRKSALLVGLAVGVFSGLVLMLISYWSLQIIAPAPQVENWQLQMPKESD; encoded by the coding sequence ATGTTAAGCAGCAAGTTACTAGGAGAACGTTACGAAGTTGTTCAAGTTTTAAGCCAAGGTGCGTTTTGTCAAACGTATATGGTGGAAGACACACACCTTACCCATACTCCCACCTGCGTCGTCAAACATTTCTTACCCAGCAATAGATATTCCATCCCCGCAGAAATCCGCAGACGACTGTTTAAGCGAGAAGTCGCAGCGCTGAAAAAACTCCAAAATTATGATTTAGTTCCCCATCTTTTAGCGGATTTTGAAGACAATTTAGAGTTTTATTTAGTACAAGAGTTTATTGAAGGACATACACTGAGTGTAGAATTGACGCCAGGAAACTGCTGGAATGAAAGCAAAGTTTTTCAGTTATTACAAGAAATTTTGAGCATTCTCGATTTTGTTCACAGTTATGGACTAATTCACCGGGATGTAAAGCCGAGTAATATTATCAGACGCCAGCGGGATAATCGGTTAGTTTTAATCGATTTTGGTGCAGTCAAACCGATTTGGGATCAAGTAGTTGTAGACCCAACCAAGACTACAGTTTTTGTTCCCATTGAACAACATACCACAATTGCGATCGGTACACCGGGCTACATGCCCAGCGAGCAACAACGAGGGAAACCACGTCCGAATAGTGACATTTACGCTTTGGGGATGATAGCCATTCAAGCTCTCACAGGGGTGCATCCGACACAGTTACCAGAAGATGGTAATACAGGAGAGATTATCTGGGAAGACTTAGCAACGGTTAGCTCTGAGTTGGCTGCAATTGTTAATCAAATGGTACACTACCATTTTCAAGATAGATACAAATCGGCAAAAGCAGCACTAGAAGCACTCCAAGGTATTAGCCATCTTTGTACACAACAGCGATCGCCCGATCTTGTGCCATCATCAGTAAATATTACACCAAAACCTCTACAGTCTTTACCAACACATAACATTGACAACGATAATTTGGGCGACACCACAATCCCAGAGGTTTCGAGTCCGCAAATTTCCGCATCTGCACAACTCAAGCATGAAGATTTGCGGGAAAATACAACTATCTCTACCTCTGTTCGCAAATCAGCTTTATTGGTTGGTTTAGCCGTTGGTGTATTTTCCGGTTTAGTACTGATGCTGATTAGTTATTGGTCTTTACAGATCATAGCTCCTGCTCCTCAAGTAGAAAACTGGCAATTGCAAATGCCGAAAGAATCTGATTGA
- a CDS encoding NAD(P)/FAD-dependent oxidoreductase encodes MANSLDNPPPHQVVIIGGGFGGLYAAKTLAKAAVNVTLIDQRNFHLFQPLLYQVATGTLSPADISSPLRAVLNKSQNTKVLLGKANDIDPVAQKVFVGDEEIPYDTLIVATGAKHSYFGKDNWEEFAPGLKTVEDAIEMRRRIFTAFEAAEKETDALKRQAWLTFVIVGGGPTGVELAGAIAELAYQTLKADFRNINTSEAKIILLEGMDRILPPFVPELSQSAAASLEKLGVIVQTKALVTDIQNNIVTIKQEDGIKEIASKTILWAAGVKASPMGQVLAARTNVELDRAGRVIVESDLSIHGYPDIFVIGDLANFSHQNGKPLPGVAPVAKQQGQYVATLIKQRLQGNILPFFSYADRGSLAMIGQNFAVVDFGFIRLTGFLAWLFWLVIHIYFLIEFDNKLVVIIQWAWNYFTRNRGARLITGIDGNSNYYSPDTNQQAVKA; translated from the coding sequence ATGGCAAACTCCCTTGACAACCCGCCACCACATCAGGTAGTGATTATTGGCGGTGGCTTTGGTGGACTGTATGCGGCAAAAACCCTCGCCAAGGCGGCAGTCAATGTTACACTTATTGATCAGCGGAACTTCCATTTATTTCAGCCATTGTTGTATCAAGTAGCCACAGGGACGTTATCACCTGCGGATATTTCCTCACCCTTGCGAGCGGTATTAAATAAAAGTCAGAATACAAAGGTGTTGCTGGGTAAAGCGAATGATATTGACCCAGTAGCGCAAAAAGTTTTTGTCGGCGATGAAGAGATACCTTATGACACCTTAATTGTCGCCACAGGTGCAAAACATTCCTATTTTGGTAAAGATAATTGGGAAGAATTCGCCCCCGGTTTAAAAACCGTGGAAGATGCAATAGAAATGCGGCGTCGAATTTTTACAGCATTTGAAGCTGCAGAGAAAGAAACTGATGCACTTAAACGTCAAGCTTGGTTAACTTTTGTCATTGTTGGTGGCGGCCCGACTGGGGTAGAATTAGCAGGTGCGATCGCAGAGCTAGCATACCAAACTCTGAAAGCAGATTTTCGCAATATCAACACTTCAGAAGCTAAAATCATTCTTTTAGAAGGCATGGATCGCATTTTACCACCCTTCGTACCTGAATTATCACAATCAGCAGCGGCATCTCTGGAAAAATTGGGTGTAATTGTGCAGACAAAAGCACTGGTGACAGATATTCAAAACAATATTGTCACCATTAAACAAGAAGATGGAATCAAAGAAATTGCCTCAAAAACGATATTATGGGCAGCAGGTGTGAAAGCTTCACCGATGGGACAAGTGTTAGCAGCGCGCACAAATGTGGAACTTGATCGGGCAGGACGAGTTATTGTTGAATCTGACTTAAGTATTCACGGTTATCCTGATATTTTTGTTATTGGCGACTTGGCTAATTTTTCTCATCAAAATGGTAAGCCTCTACCCGGCGTCGCGCCTGTAGCCAAACAGCAGGGACAATATGTGGCTACGCTAATTAAACAACGGCTTCAAGGTAATATTTTACCATTCTTTAGCTATGCAGATCGAGGGAGTTTAGCGATGATTGGGCAAAATTTCGCCGTCGTAGATTTTGGTTTTATTCGCCTCACAGGTTTCCTAGCATGGCTATTTTGGCTAGTAATTCACATTTATTTTTTAATAGAATTTGACAACAAATTAGTAGTCATAATTCAGTGGGCATGGAACTATTTTACTCGCAATCGTGGTGCTAGATTAATTACAGGAATTGACGGCAATAGCAATTATTATTCGCCTGATACGAATCAGCAAGCCGTTAAAGCTTAA
- a CDS encoding (Fe-S)-binding protein, with protein sequence MQIVNNSLNNTANVKNLSGFDEHHPPDPKLIDTCVHCGFCLSTCPSYRVLGKEMDSPRGRIYLMDAINEGEIALNTATTEHFDSCLGCLACVTTCPSGVQYDKLISATRHQVTRNYPRTLPDKLFRQLIFSLFPYPRLLRVLLVPLLVYQKLGFSKFFRATGLLNKLSPRLGAMESILPEVTLESFQDNLPTIIPAQGKQRYRVGVILGCVQRLFFSPVNEATVRVLTANGCEVVIPQSQGCCAALPEHQGQTQQAQSLAKQMIDSFADTNVDFVIINAAGCGHTLKEYGHILADDPEYREKAENFAAKVKDAQEFLASVGLTTKLSPLTDKPVNLVYQDACHLLHGQKISVQPRQLLRQIPGLTLKEPMDAALCCGSAGVYNMLQPEVAEELGQQKVQNLLNTGAELIASANPGCTLQITKHLKLQGHDISVIHPMELLDYSIRGVKLKI encoded by the coding sequence ATGCAAATTGTCAATAATTCTCTAAATAATACGGCAAATGTGAAAAATTTATCAGGCTTTGATGAGCACCATCCACCAGATCCCAAATTGATTGATACTTGTGTGCATTGCGGGTTTTGTCTTTCGACTTGTCCCAGTTATCGGGTGTTAGGAAAAGAGATGGATTCCCCCAGAGGACGTATCTATTTAATGGACGCAATTAATGAAGGGGAAATTGCACTGAATACAGCCACAACTGAGCATTTTGATTCTTGTTTGGGTTGTTTAGCTTGCGTGACAACTTGTCCTTCTGGTGTGCAATACGACAAGTTAATTTCAGCGACCCGTCACCAAGTAACTCGCAATTACCCTCGTACTTTACCTGATAAATTGTTTCGTCAACTGATATTTTCTCTGTTTCCTTATCCTCGCCTTTTAAGAGTTTTACTCGTACCATTGTTGGTTTATCAAAAACTGGGCTTTTCTAAATTTTTTCGCGCCACAGGGTTACTCAATAAACTATCTCCCCGATTGGGAGCGATGGAGTCAATTTTACCGGAAGTTACTCTCGAATCATTTCAAGATAATTTGCCTACTATTATTCCCGCTCAAGGTAAGCAGCGCTACCGCGTTGGGGTGATTTTAGGATGTGTGCAAAGATTGTTTTTTTCTCCAGTGAATGAAGCGACGGTGAGAGTATTGACAGCGAATGGTTGTGAAGTCGTGATTCCTCAATCTCAAGGTTGCTGTGCGGCGCTTCCAGAACACCAAGGACAAACACAACAAGCGCAATCTTTAGCCAAGCAGATGATTGATAGTTTCGCAGATACTAATGTGGATTTTGTGATTATCAATGCCGCTGGTTGTGGTCATACTTTAAAAGAGTATGGTCATATTTTAGCAGATGACCCAGAATATCGAGAAAAAGCTGAGAATTTTGCTGCCAAAGTTAAAGACGCTCAAGAGTTTTTAGCATCTGTGGGATTAACAACCAAACTATCACCATTAACTGACAAACCTGTGAATTTAGTTTATCAAGATGCTTGTCATTTATTGCATGGACAAAAGATTAGTGTCCAACCGCGTCAATTGTTGCGACAAATTCCTGGCTTAACTCTTAAAGAACCAATGGACGCAGCGTTGTGTTGTGGAAGCGCAGGTGTTTATAATATGCTGCAACCAGAAGTTGCTGAAGAATTGGGTCAGCAAAAAGTGCAGAATTTATTAAATACTGGTGCTGAGTTAATTGCTTCTGCAAATCCCGGTTGTACCTTACAAATCACCAAACATTTAAAATTGCAAGGTCACGATATAAGTGTGATACATCCCATGGAATTATTAGATTATTCAATTCGTGGTGTAAAGTTGAAAATCTAG
- a CDS encoding sensor histidine kinase translates to MCWQNICNSVEIEDELNQSVHQLKLTISSLINTKYNVIINRKNQPINYIVILGKPQILSIFNNANLLQLNQFSTKLVSLKTMDIIKKPLTTLEQAFDVNAKLNMMCHSGIHYLAIANNMKQFSCAVIPENLTVKLQKELLQTRQQLELEIAQRCSLELALKKAEAELAKQVNQAPEQSIKLQQVSTEKISDCPVNHVELLLTNSELQELFQAFSDVYFRLDNNGIILSYHTSETAEFYLPSASFIGRHIQDIMPIQVGHELQEAIVQLNQTKSLVAIEYSLPTTAGEKSFEARLILSNQKQIIMIIRNITESNIIARKQAENKLKSSLKEKEVLLKEIHHRVKNNLQVISSLLRLQARYINDEKAIDIFQDSQNRVRAMAMIHENLYQSHDLAKIEVADYIEKLTNNLICSYGVKPNIQIHLEIEKFSLKIDTAIPCGLIINELISNALKHAFNNREQGDIYVNFSKLYTDKYSLSISDNGIGLPKDIDYYKNQSLGLQLVWNLVEQLEGSITFNPVGTVFKISF, encoded by the coding sequence ATGTGCTGGCAAAATATATGTAATAGCGTTGAGATAGAAGATGAATTGAATCAAAGCGTGCATCAATTAAAATTAACTATATCTAGCTTAATTAATACCAAATATAACGTCATTATTAATCGAAAAAATCAGCCTATCAATTATATTGTTATTTTAGGAAAACCGCAGATATTAAGTATATTCAACAATGCCAATTTGCTACAGTTAAATCAATTTAGCACAAAGTTAGTATCTTTAAAAACCATGGACATAATCAAAAAGCCTCTAACTACCTTAGAGCAAGCCTTTGATGTAAATGCAAAGTTAAATATGATGTGTCATTCTGGTATACATTATTTAGCGATCGCGAATAATATGAAACAATTTTCATGTGCGGTGATACCAGAAAATTTGACAGTAAAATTACAAAAAGAACTTTTGCAAACCAGACAACAATTAGAATTAGAAATTGCTCAACGTTGCTCATTAGAGCTAGCATTAAAAAAAGCAGAAGCCGAGTTAGCTAAACAAGTTAATCAAGCTCCAGAACAATCTATAAAACTACAACAAGTATCGACAGAAAAAATAAGCGATTGCCCAGTAAATCACGTAGAATTATTACTTACAAACTCTGAATTACAAGAACTTTTTCAAGCTTTTTCTGACGTTTATTTTCGACTCGACAATAATGGGATAATTCTGAGCTACCATACTAGCGAAACTGCTGAATTTTACTTACCATCTGCATCATTCATCGGTAGACATATACAAGATATTATGCCAATTCAAGTTGGGCACGAACTTCAGGAAGCCATTGTACAACTAAACCAAACAAAATCTTTGGTAGCCATTGAATATTCCTTGCCAACAACAGCAGGAGAAAAAAGCTTTGAAGCTCGATTGATCCTATCAAACCAAAAGCAAATTATCATGATTATTCGTAACATTACTGAAAGTAATATTATTGCTCGTAAACAAGCAGAAAACAAACTTAAATCATCTCTCAAAGAAAAAGAAGTATTATTAAAAGAAATTCATCATCGTGTCAAAAATAATTTACAGGTGATATCTAGTTTATTACGTCTCCAAGCTAGATATATTAATGACGAAAAAGCCATTGATATTTTTCAAGATAGCCAGAATCGAGTTCGAGCTATGGCCATGATTCATGAAAATTTATATCAATCTCATGACCTAGCAAAAATAGAAGTTGCTGATTATATCGAGAAATTAACTAATAATTTAATTTGTTCTTATGGTGTTAAGCCAAATATTCAAATTCATTTAGAAATCGAGAAATTTTCCTTAAAAATAGATACAGCTATTCCCTGTGGATTAATTATTAATGAATTAATTTCCAATGCTCTAAAACACGCTTTTAATAACCGAGAGCAAGGCGATATATATGTAAATTTTTCCAAATTATATACAGATAAATACTCTTTAAGTATTAGCGATAATGGCATAGGATTGCCAAAAGATATAGACTACTACAAAAATCAGTCACTCGGCTTACAATTAGTCTGGAATTTAGTAGAACAATTGGAGGGTAGTATTACATTTAATCCAGTAGGAACAGTTTTTAAAATTAGCTTCTAA